The proteins below are encoded in one region of Acidithiobacillus ferrooxidans ATCC 23270:
- a CDS encoding phosphoketolase family protein — translation MTAHTALPANAPAFCAGMFHFGESWPNFQEYGRSAAIATGRKAIPNPAAMEAVYQTLLMADALRYCTLQICAAKSSGHPGGFASSTEAYAALVMLGHTNIVTEVGHHAPGFYSAMFLDCSLEEMGIRDMNDMMARFREQHGLLGHLSGAIPGLLAPAGPLGQGQHFAMAGALLHPGTLFPVTIGDGGFGEPYVLSAMKHFHFAYPRVTNYLPVLVWNGFSQEHHSMVSLMTNDEMIAYWRAHDFDEVILVDAKNFDDAGQEGAYVDSTRFSFGQRLAFMEAVLTGMAKAADGALGGRHTAFILKQMKGAGVHVLGAKSHNLYPKDTPDSPEIKAALECRALSPESWALVRENFLRAGGGPAAKTAVTEQVLEIAKLGEFPLEDFALGEPVVPATAMGALVAWVGQQDPRFVVTNADGNEASAMKNINDALKIRHPTEDPLYNQQPGGQVYEPLNEDACAGLAAGLALFGSRSLWLSYESFAINGWPIMQTVAQAMAELRRKTPSTVCMFTAGALEQGRNGWTHQRPEIENYFAAQMRNGNVFLLYPTDANAIQAAYEYAVNSVNKSMVIIASKSPLPVRLTMTQAREAVRKGAALLHDAGTGSRGTVTLAVTGDMVLLPVFAASQVLEKEGYRVRILSVINPRQLYRPADVAAHTVSEADKGFMCDTDFHDLFIGEVLLGISGGTSGALEPVLLRSRARQRDVLAWLRGETTATPAELMAFNGITVESIVNKIHGLDAG, via the coding sequence ATGACCGCCCATACCGCCCTGCCCGCCAACGCCCCTGCCTTTTGCGCCGGCATGTTCCACTTTGGTGAATCCTGGCCGAATTTCCAGGAGTATGGCCGCAGTGCCGCCATAGCGACCGGACGCAAGGCCATTCCCAATCCTGCGGCCATGGAGGCCGTATACCAGACCCTGCTCATGGCTGATGCCCTGCGTTACTGCACTTTACAGATCTGCGCCGCCAAGTCCTCAGGACATCCTGGCGGTTTTGCCTCTAGTACGGAGGCGTATGCCGCACTGGTGATGCTCGGCCACACCAACATCGTCACCGAAGTAGGTCACCACGCCCCGGGTTTCTACAGCGCCATGTTCCTTGACTGTTCCCTGGAGGAAATGGGTATCCGCGACATGAACGACATGATGGCGCGTTTCCGCGAACAGCATGGACTGCTCGGTCATCTCTCCGGAGCAATCCCTGGCCTGCTGGCTCCCGCGGGCCCATTGGGGCAGGGACAGCACTTTGCCATGGCGGGCGCATTGCTGCACCCTGGCACCCTCTTCCCGGTGACCATCGGTGACGGCGGTTTTGGGGAGCCTTATGTGCTGAGCGCCATGAAGCACTTTCACTTCGCTTATCCGAGGGTTACCAATTATCTGCCGGTGCTGGTCTGGAATGGCTTTAGTCAGGAACATCACTCCATGGTTTCCCTGATGACGAATGACGAGATGATCGCCTACTGGCGCGCCCATGACTTCGACGAAGTCATCCTGGTGGATGCCAAGAACTTCGACGATGCCGGTCAGGAAGGTGCCTATGTCGACTCCACGCGCTTTTCCTTTGGCCAGCGGTTGGCCTTTATGGAAGCGGTGCTGACCGGCATGGCCAAGGCGGCGGACGGCGCCTTGGGGGGCCGCCACACAGCCTTCATCCTCAAGCAGATGAAAGGTGCGGGCGTGCATGTGCTGGGGGCCAAATCCCATAACCTGTATCCCAAAGACACTCCGGATTCCCCGGAAATCAAGGCTGCCCTGGAGTGCCGCGCCCTCAGTCCCGAATCCTGGGCGCTGGTGCGCGAAAACTTCCTGCGTGCCGGGGGTGGCCCCGCCGCCAAGACGGCGGTAACCGAGCAAGTGCTGGAAATCGCCAAGCTGGGCGAGTTCCCCCTGGAGGATTTTGCCTTAGGCGAACCGGTCGTACCCGCCACAGCCATGGGCGCATTGGTGGCCTGGGTGGGACAGCAGGATCCGCGCTTTGTGGTGACCAATGCCGACGGCAACGAAGCCTCGGCCATGAAGAACATCAATGACGCCCTGAAAATCCGCCACCCCACGGAAGATCCGCTCTATAACCAGCAACCCGGCGGGCAGGTCTATGAACCCCTGAACGAGGATGCCTGCGCGGGTTTGGCGGCGGGACTGGCCCTTTTCGGCAGCCGTTCCTTGTGGCTGTCTTATGAATCCTTTGCCATCAATGGCTGGCCCATCATGCAGACAGTCGCACAGGCGATGGCGGAATTGCGGCGCAAGACCCCATCCACGGTCTGCATGTTCACCGCCGGAGCTCTGGAGCAGGGCCGCAACGGTTGGACCCACCAGCGCCCGGAGATCGAGAACTACTTTGCCGCTCAGATGCGCAACGGCAATGTCTTTCTGCTTTATCCCACGGATGCCAACGCCATTCAGGCCGCCTACGAGTACGCAGTGAACAGCGTCAACAAGTCGATGGTCATTATCGCTTCCAAAAGTCCGCTGCCGGTACGGCTGACCATGACACAGGCGCGGGAGGCGGTGCGCAAGGGAGCGGCGCTCCTGCATGATGCGGGTACGGGCAGCCGTGGCACCGTGACCCTGGCAGTGACCGGCGATATGGTCCTGCTACCGGTTTTCGCGGCCAGTCAGGTGCTGGAGAAGGAGGGATACCGGGTGCGAATCCTGTCGGTGATCAACCCTCGCCAGCTTTACCGCCCGGCAGATGTGGCCGCGCACACGGTTTCCGAGGCGGATAAGGGCTTCATGTGCGACACCGACTTCCACGACCTCTTCATCGGGGAGGTGCTGCTAGGTATCAGCGGCGGTACTTCCGGGGCGCTGGAGCCGGTGCTGCTGCGCAGCCGGGCAAGGCAGCGCGATGTGCTGGCCTGGTTGCGCGGTGAGACCACGGCCACCCCGGCCGAACTCATGGCCTTCAACGGGATTACCGTCGAGAGCATCGTCAATAAAATCCACGGCCTCGACGCCGGATAA
- a CDS encoding IclR family transcriptional regulator: MSTSTTDKNSSIQVIARLRALLDALAAEGGSAPLKILAAVTGLAPSTAFRILASAQDNQLIARDAGGHYRFGQRLQDWAQLAHGRSDLRAVARPIMAWLRDQVQETVNLTIQEGDEVIYVERATSSRMMRVEQVIGSRAPLHTTAVGKLMLALNGEAAVQSYATRTGLPALTVHTLRQADALWENARSGLERGYALDNEEAEIGVGCLGVLLHSRLPWNAGLSISAPIERLQESWVPMLQEAARRIDRGHQKNDVPSIS, translated from the coding sequence ATGTCAACATCTACCACCGATAAAAACTCCTCCATCCAGGTGATCGCCCGGTTGCGTGCTCTGCTGGATGCCCTCGCGGCGGAAGGGGGGAGCGCACCACTCAAAATACTCGCCGCCGTCACCGGACTCGCACCCTCCACCGCCTTCCGCATTCTGGCCTCAGCACAGGACAACCAACTGATCGCTCGCGATGCTGGCGGCCATTACCGCTTCGGCCAGCGCTTGCAAGACTGGGCGCAGCTCGCCCATGGCCGCAGCGACCTACGCGCCGTCGCCCGGCCCATCATGGCCTGGCTGCGCGATCAGGTGCAGGAGACGGTGAATCTTACCATCCAGGAGGGCGACGAAGTGATCTATGTAGAGCGCGCCACCTCGTCGCGGATGATGCGGGTGGAGCAGGTGATCGGCAGTCGCGCGCCGCTACATACCACCGCCGTCGGCAAGCTCATGCTGGCGCTGAATGGCGAAGCTGCTGTCCAAAGTTACGCTACCCGCACCGGCTTGCCGGCGCTTACTGTTCATACCCTGCGTCAGGCCGATGCCCTCTGGGAAAACGCCAGAAGCGGACTTGAACGTGGCTATGCACTGGACAATGAGGAAGCCGAGATTGGCGTCGGTTGTCTCGGCGTGCTGCTCCACAGCCGATTGCCCTGGAATGCCGGCCTCAGTATCTCCGCGCCTATTGAGCGTCTCCAGGAAAGCTGGGTACCGATGCTACAGGAGGCTGCGCGGCGGATAGATAGGGGCCACCAGAAAAATGATGTACCGTCCATAAGTTGA
- a CDS encoding RNHCP domain-containing protein, with translation MALLTQHGKEKVVTPILASAIGCEVTLVTGFDTDQLGTFTRDIPRAGTQIEAARKKARIGMELAHLPLGLASEGSFGPDPFTGLFSLNVEMVVWIDDTLGIEVVGVASGRTNFSHLLAANWEQAEAFARAIDFPEHGIVVRPRHEDDSRVRKGIADWESLREAFFWACGEADNGCVFLETDVRAHMNPMRMEIIASATRDLADKLATPCPVCNTPGFQIVERVPGLPCEGCGAPTRDTWADIHRCGRCGHQVALERLEKAAPAGHCDWCNP, from the coding sequence GTGGCCCTACTTACCCAGCACGGCAAGGAGAAAGTCGTTACTCCTATACTGGCTTCCGCCATTGGCTGCGAAGTTACACTGGTGACGGGCTTTGACACGGACCAACTGGGTACCTTTACCCGAGACATCCCCCGTGCTGGCACCCAGATCGAGGCGGCGCGGAAAAAGGCGCGCATCGGTATGGAGCTAGCGCATTTGCCCCTGGGGCTCGCTAGCGAAGGCAGCTTCGGACCGGACCCGTTTACCGGGTTGTTTTCCTTGAACGTAGAAATGGTTGTCTGGATCGACGATACGCTCGGGATCGAAGTGGTGGGTGTTGCCTCGGGTAGGACCAACTTCTCTCATCTGCTCGCTGCCAACTGGGAGCAGGCCGAGGCATTCGCCCGTGCGATAGATTTTCCTGAACACGGGATCGTAGTGCGCCCGCGCCATGAGGACGACTCCCGCGTCCGCAAAGGGATTGCCGACTGGGAATCGCTGCGTGAGGCCTTTTTCTGGGCCTGTGGCGAGGCGGATAACGGCTGCGTCTTCCTGGAAACCGACGTGCGTGCGCATATGAACCCTATGCGCATGGAGATCATAGCTTCGGCTACACGAGATCTCGCAGACAAGCTTGCTACCCCATGCCCGGTCTGCAACACGCCCGGCTTCCAGATCGTGGAGCGCGTCCCAGGCCTGCCTTGCGAAGGTTGCGGCGCCCCGACCCGGGATACCTGGGCGGACATCCACCGTTGTGGCAGGTGTGGCCACCAGGTCGCGCTGGAACGTCTGGAGAAGGCCGCTCCAGCGGGTCACTGCGACTGGTGCAATCCATGA
- the pyrC gene encoding dihydroorotase: MVKRFTLIRPDDWHLHLRDGAMMAAALPDTARHFARAIVMPNLQTPITTVDLAQAYRDRILAALPADMRFEPLMTLYLTDNMPVSEIAKAKNSGFVQAVKYYPTGATTHSEHGVTDLKRAYSVLAAMEKLDLPLLLHGEVTDSAVDMFDREAVFIDRHLMPLTRDFPGLRMVLEHITTRAAVDFVRQAPNNVAATITAHHLLLNRNALFEGGLQPHHYCLPLLKRETQRAALVDAATSGNPKFFLGTDSAPHSRQAKESACGCAGIYTAHAAMELYTEIFERAGALDRLEAFASFHGSDFYRLPRNRDTLTLEQRSWTVPEELYFGKDTVVPLRAGKTMAWTVLT; the protein is encoded by the coding sequence ATGGTGAAGCGATTCACTCTCATACGCCCCGACGATTGGCATCTCCATCTTCGGGATGGCGCGATGATGGCCGCGGCACTCCCCGACACGGCGAGGCATTTTGCGCGCGCCATTGTTATGCCCAATCTTCAAACTCCCATCACGACAGTCGATCTGGCGCAGGCCTACCGCGACCGCATCCTCGCGGCACTCCCAGCGGATATGCGCTTCGAGCCGCTCATGACCCTTTATCTCACGGACAATATGCCGGTGTCCGAGATCGCGAAGGCAAAAAACAGTGGCTTTGTGCAGGCGGTCAAGTACTACCCGACCGGCGCGACCACCCATTCCGAGCATGGTGTGACCGATCTGAAGCGTGCCTATTCAGTGCTCGCGGCGATGGAAAAACTGGATCTGCCGCTGCTGCTGCACGGCGAAGTGACCGATTCGGCGGTGGACATGTTTGACCGTGAGGCGGTGTTCATCGACCGGCACCTCATGCCGTTGACGCGCGATTTTCCCGGCCTGCGCATGGTGCTCGAGCACATCACCACACGCGCGGCGGTCGACTTCGTTCGGCAGGCCCCCAACAACGTCGCCGCGACGATTACCGCGCACCATCTGCTGCTCAACCGCAACGCGCTATTCGAGGGTGGGTTACAACCACATCATTACTGCCTGCCGCTCCTAAAGCGGGAGACGCAGCGCGCAGCGCTTGTCGACGCAGCCACGAGCGGCAACCCGAAGTTTTTTCTCGGCACCGACAGTGCGCCGCATTCGCGTCAAGCCAAGGAGTCCGCCTGCGGCTGCGCTGGCATCTATACCGCGCACGCTGCAATGGAACTGTATACCGAGATTTTCGAGCGCGCCGGTGCGCTTGACCGGCTGGAGGCCTTCGCAAGCTTCCACGGGTCCGATTTCTACCGGCTGCCGCGCAACCGGGACACCCTCACCCTGGAGCAACGGAGCTGGACGGTGCCTGAAGAACTGTATTTCGGGAAGGACACGGTCGTGCCGCTACGCGCCGGAAAAACGATGGCGTGGACGGTGCTGACATGA